One Longimicrobium sp. genomic window carries:
- a CDS encoding DUF2442 domain-containing protein produces the protein MPGTTSRAEVTHISRHGFWILLDERELFLPFDEFPWFARAPVGAILNVERPQPHYLRWPDLDVDLEVDSIEHPERYPLRAAGSPSPRA, from the coding sequence ATGCCTGGAACCACTTCGAGGGCTGAGGTCACCCACATCTCCCGGCACGGCTTCTGGATCCTGCTCGACGAGCGGGAACTGTTCCTGCCCTTCGACGAGTTCCCCTGGTTCGCCCGCGCGCCCGTGGGAGCGATCCTCAACGTCGAGCGCCCGCAGCCGCACTACCTCCGCTGGCCGGACCTGGACGTGGACCTGGAGGTGGACTCGATCGAGCACCCCGAGCGCTACCCGCTGCGCGCCGCCGGGAGCCCCTCACCCCGCGCGTGA
- a CDS encoding lipid A deacylase LpxR family protein, with the protein MTIRRWTTCAAAVLVLGTAAARAEGQVAVTVDNDLLGPRGPDDPPPDYEYTHGMRVSWTARERETADGGRRRVRWEVGQRIFTPRHDAPEPLPGERPYAGWLSASAAVEYARPGRTRSLGVELGVTGPPSLAGTVQNGLHRLAGYQRQLGWEHQLAFEPGIVLRYDERRAWAARGERFSAAVEPRWGAMAGNVWTLAHAGARASAGWRALPGDVTPDGSAADGGRTGVYALAGVRQEWVLRDLFLDGSTFRDGPSVGKRPFVPEAELGVGVRVRRFELRYRAVFRGREYRTQDEPHRYGSVTLTVHPSAD; encoded by the coding sequence GTGACGATTCGTCGCTGGACGACCTGCGCGGCCGCCGTCCTGGTGCTGGGGACGGCGGCCGCGCGCGCCGAGGGGCAGGTCGCGGTGACGGTCGACAACGACCTGCTCGGCCCCCGCGGGCCGGACGACCCGCCGCCGGACTACGAGTACACGCACGGGATGCGCGTCTCCTGGACGGCGCGCGAGCGGGAGACGGCGGACGGCGGGCGGCGGCGGGTGCGCTGGGAGGTGGGGCAGCGGATCTTCACGCCGCGTCACGACGCGCCGGAGCCGCTCCCGGGCGAGCGGCCGTACGCCGGCTGGCTCTCCGCGTCGGCGGCGGTCGAATACGCGCGGCCGGGGCGGACGCGCTCGCTGGGCGTGGAGCTGGGCGTCACCGGCCCGCCGTCGCTCGCGGGGACGGTGCAGAACGGGCTGCATCGCCTGGCCGGGTACCAGCGGCAGCTCGGCTGGGAGCACCAGCTCGCCTTCGAGCCGGGGATCGTGCTGCGCTACGACGAGCGCCGCGCCTGGGCCGCCCGCGGCGAGCGCTTCTCCGCGGCGGTGGAGCCCCGCTGGGGTGCCATGGCGGGCAACGTGTGGACGCTGGCCCACGCCGGCGCGCGGGCGAGCGCCGGCTGGCGCGCGCTCCCGGGCGACGTCACCCCGGACGGATCGGCGGCGGACGGGGGAAGGACGGGCGTCTACGCGCTCGCCGGGGTGCGGCAGGAGTGGGTGCTGCGCGACCTCTTCCTCGACGGCAGCACCTTCCGCGACGGGCCGAGCGTCGGCAAGCGCCCCTTCGTCCCCGAGGCCGAGCTGGGGGTGGGCGTGCGCGTCCGCCGCTTCGAGCTGCGATACCGCGCCGTCTTCCGCGGCCGCGAGTACCGCACCCAGGACGAGCCCCACCGCTACGGCTCCGTCACGCTGACGGTGCATCCGAGCGCGGATTAG
- a CDS encoding prolyl oligopeptidase family serine peptidase, with protein sequence MRPIARSALVLLLALPAALDAQRIEYPQTRRVDQADDYHGTTVADPYRWLEDTDAPETRAWIEAQNRITDRYLSAIPEREAIRRRLTELWNSPRWTPPTKRGGRYFFFKNDGLQNQSVLYMTPSLGAEPRVVLDPNTLSPDGTVALSTTQFSEDGRLLAYATSSGGSDWQEFHVREVDTGRDLPDHLKWVKFSGATWTHDNAGFFYSRYQQPEGNALTARVRNQKLYYHRVGTPQEQDVLVYEFPAEPDVLFTPRVTEDGRYLTVRIGRGTDERGRVHVLDLGDPARPRVQGTFVKMLDAADAAYVCFGNDGPVFYCSTDNQAPRRRIIAVDLRDPAPERWRTVIPQGPDAVQGVQRVNGQFVVHVLHDASSRLRIHGADGALVREVELPGLGSLGGISGRVRDREMFFLYNSYLAAPTVFRYDFATGRAEPLWAPRTGFDASRYETRQVFYTSKDGTRVPMFITHRKGMALDGNNPTLLYGYGGFNSPVLPGYSSVVSVWLEMGGVYAVANLRGGSEYGEEWHRGGMLDKKQNVFDDFIAAAEYLVRERYTSPRRLAISGGSNGGLLVGAVLNQRPDLFGAALPAVGVMDMLRFHKFTIGWAWVSDYGSPDDPQQFRTLYAYSPLHNIRAGTRYPAVLVTTGDHDDRVVPGHSFKYTAALQAAQVGDAPVLIRVETRAGHGAGKPTQMQIEEAADRWAFLVKALGMRVEM encoded by the coding sequence ATGCGCCCGATCGCACGCTCCGCCCTGGTCCTGCTGCTGGCGCTGCCGGCGGCGCTGGACGCCCAGCGCATCGAGTATCCCCAGACCCGGCGGGTGGACCAGGCCGACGACTACCACGGCACGACGGTCGCCGACCCCTACCGCTGGCTGGAGGACACCGACGCGCCCGAGACGCGCGCCTGGATCGAGGCCCAGAACCGCATCACCGACCGGTACCTCTCCGCCATCCCCGAGCGCGAGGCGATCCGGCGGCGGCTCACCGAGCTGTGGAACTCCCCCCGCTGGACGCCGCCCACGAAGCGGGGCGGGCGCTACTTCTTCTTCAAGAACGACGGGCTGCAGAACCAGAGCGTGCTGTACATGACGCCCTCGCTCGGCGCGGAGCCGCGCGTGGTGCTGGACCCCAACACGCTCTCGCCCGACGGCACGGTGGCGCTCTCCACCACCCAGTTCTCGGAGGACGGGCGGCTGCTGGCGTACGCCACCTCGTCGGGGGGCTCGGACTGGCAGGAGTTCCACGTGCGCGAGGTGGACACGGGACGCGACCTGCCCGACCACCTGAAGTGGGTGAAGTTCTCCGGCGCGACCTGGACGCACGACAACGCGGGCTTCTTCTACAGCCGCTACCAGCAGCCGGAGGGGAACGCGCTCACCGCCCGGGTGCGCAACCAGAAGCTCTACTACCACCGGGTGGGGACGCCGCAGGAGCAGGACGTGCTGGTGTACGAGTTCCCCGCCGAGCCCGACGTGCTCTTCACCCCGCGGGTGACGGAGGACGGGCGCTACCTGACGGTGAGGATCGGACGCGGCACCGACGAGCGCGGGCGGGTGCACGTGCTGGACCTGGGCGACCCGGCGCGCCCGCGCGTGCAGGGGACGTTCGTGAAGATGCTGGACGCGGCCGACGCGGCGTACGTCTGCTTCGGCAACGACGGGCCGGTCTTCTACTGCAGCACCGACAACCAGGCGCCGCGCCGGCGCATCATCGCCGTGGACCTGCGCGACCCGGCCCCGGAGCGCTGGCGCACCGTGATCCCCCAGGGCCCGGACGCCGTGCAGGGGGTGCAGCGGGTGAACGGGCAGTTCGTGGTGCACGTGCTGCACGACGCGTCGTCGCGGCTGCGCATCCACGGCGCCGACGGGGCGCTGGTGCGCGAGGTGGAGCTCCCCGGGCTCGGCTCGCTGGGGGGGATCAGCGGGCGCGTGCGCGACCGGGAGATGTTCTTCCTCTACAACTCGTACCTCGCCGCGCCCACCGTCTTCCGCTACGACTTCGCCACCGGGCGCGCGGAGCCGCTCTGGGCGCCGCGCACCGGCTTCGACGCCAGCCGCTACGAGACGCGGCAGGTGTTCTACACCAGCAAGGACGGCACGCGGGTGCCCATGTTCATCACCCACCGCAAGGGGATGGCGCTCGACGGGAACAACCCCACGCTGCTGTACGGCTACGGCGGCTTCAACTCGCCGGTGCTCCCCGGCTACTCGTCGGTGGTGTCGGTGTGGCTGGAGATGGGCGGCGTGTACGCGGTGGCCAACCTGCGCGGCGGCTCGGAGTACGGCGAGGAGTGGCACCGCGGGGGGATGCTGGACAAGAAGCAGAACGTCTTCGACGACTTCATCGCCGCGGCCGAGTACCTGGTGCGCGAGCGCTACACCTCGCCGCGCAGGCTGGCGATCTCGGGCGGCTCCAACGGCGGGCTGCTGGTGGGGGCGGTGCTCAACCAGCGGCCGGACCTGTTCGGCGCGGCGCTGCCGGCGGTGGGGGTGATGGACATGCTGCGCTTCCACAAGTTCACCATCGGCTGGGCCTGGGTGTCGGACTACGGCTCGCCCGACGACCCGCAGCAGTTCCGGACGCTGTACGCCTACTCGCCGCTGCACAACATCCGCGCGGGGACGCGCTACCCGGCCGTGCTGGTGACCACGGGCGACCACGACGACCGCGTGGTCCCCGGGCACTCGTTCAAGTACACGGCGGCGCTGCAGGCCGCGCAAGTCGGCGACGCCCCGGTGCTGATCCGCGTGGAGACGCGCGCCGGCCACGGCGCCGGCAAGCCCACGCAGATGCAGATCGAGGAGGCGGCGGACCGCTGGGCGTTCCTGGTGAAGGCGCTGGGGATGAGGGTGGAGATGTGA